A DNA window from Purpureocillium takamizusanense chromosome 9, complete sequence contains the following coding sequences:
- the PNC1 gene encoding Nicotinamidase (EggNog:ENOG503NYNG~COG:V), translating to MAADGAFKPALLVIDFQEDFCPPDGSLAVPDGRSIAPVVNALLDLPFPVRLATRDLHPADHVSFAANHPGAQPFVSSTTITYPVDDDDTTANNSGNSSSNSNDGNGEPLARHPPPYETTLWPTHCVRGTPGAELVPELRRARLQGVVDKGQRRDVEMYSAFYDPFRVSDSGLAARLRDAGVTDVFVVGLAADFCVKATAEHARDEGFRSYIIAEGTRPVLPDKWAQCRDDILARGVKIVSVDGDEVARVKALS from the exons atggccgccgacggtgcgTTCaagccggcgctgctggtgatTGATTTCCAAGAAGACTTTTGCCCGCCC GACGGCTCCCTCGCCGTGCCCGACGGCCGCTCCATCGCCcccgtcgtcaacgccctcctcgacctccccTTTCCCGTCCGCCTCGCTACCCGCGACCTGCACCCCGCCGACCACGTCTCCTTTGCCGCCAACCACCCCGGCGCTCAGCCCTTTGTCTCGTCCACGACCATCACCTACcccgtcgatgacgacgacactaccgccaacaacagcggcaacagcagcagcaacagcaacgacGGGAATGGTGAACCCCTAGctcgccacccgccgccctACGAGACCACGCTCTGGCCCACGCACTGCGTTCGCGGCACCCctggcgccgagctcgtccccGAGCTgcgacgcgcccgcctccagggcgtcgtcgacaagggccagcgccgcgacgtgGAAATGTACTCGGCGTTTTACGACCCCTTCCGCGTGAGCGACAGCGGGCTCGCGGCCCGTCTGAgggacgccggcgtcaccgacgtcttcgtcgtggggctggccgccgacttTTGCGTcaaggcgacggccgagcatgcccgcgacgagggcttccGCTCCTACATCATCGCCGAGGGCACTCGGCCGGTCCTGCCCGACAAGTGGGCCCAGTGCCGAGACGACATCTTGGCCAGGGGCGTCAAGATCGTGTCCGTAGACGGGGACGAGGTGGCAAGAGTCAAGGCACTGTCATGA
- a CDS encoding uncharacterized protein (COG:S~EggNog:ENOG503PDK8), with the protein MERRRIHVFRWDTDMELIIMGNKTCFIVRSTEAYLADSPQLQERYLFLLEVARNFELDGHTVEDLYDWAVEPVLPVFRIIQPPMGEEPSFLHEYLFPTTLAYTLRADSGRLTAVPDEREIRSRFGVVLPVDSFSTWPCFHPREIQLVPPCSPAIGPPPSQTPNKVLMSDGTVAFLKLIHQGEKSILKRELETYAKSKPVPSATRCPSRVSKD; encoded by the coding sequence aTGGAGCGTCGTCGAATTCACGTTTTCCGATGGGACACCGATATGgagctcatcatcatgggcaaCAAGACATGCTTCATCGTGCGCTCAACCGAAGCGTACTTGGCCGACTCGCCTCAGTTGCAAGAGAGATACCTGTTCCTTCTTGAAGTCGCTCGAAACTTTGAGCTAGATGGCCATACTGTCGAGGACTTGTACGACTGGGCTGTTGAGCCGGTGCTCCCTGTTTTCAGGATCATACAGCCGCCAATGGGAGAAGAGCCGTCGTTTCTGCACGAGTATCTCTTTCCAACGACCCTGGCATACACTCTTCGCGCGGATTCTGGAAGACTCACAGCAGTTCCGGACGAAAGGGAGATACGGTCACGATTCGGTgtcgtcttgcccgtcgACTCATTTTCCACGTGGCCGTGTTTTCATCCTCGCGAGATACAACTCGTCCCTCCATGTTCTCCGGCGATTGGCCCGCCTCCATCTCAGACACCCAACAAAGTATTGATGAGCGATGGGACGGTCGCATTCTTGAAGCTTATTCATCAGGGTGAGAAGAGCATTCTCAAGCGAGAATTGGAGACCTACGCCAAATCAAAGCCAGTCCCATCCGCGACACGCTGCCCATCTCGCGTCTCCAAGGACTAG
- a CDS encoding uncharacterized protein (COG:B~EggNog:ENOG503NZMA): MQREPPPTHLRPRRTRSNVCSECRRQKQKCDRQTPCGNCVRREVVHLCQLPLPPPPPPPPGPNHRRRTAPAARTRPQQDTPSRDGRRRRLINVSPTYHQQQQPPSRSRASSADSPHVGRLWNTRGAKSYHGSSYFGHQSAASIMDMESPELPVGISGIHANSSRRDISRNEKSPHDHIWELVGYLPRRKAVVDHLVQRYLDELNPVHDCVQPDDFRATYDAFWDRKWGDDDLTTVDLRWLALLFMVLAFSEMVDCPMDASPETQERCEERSIQYFWASRKAIVLAPTFSGESLDLVSAGILVSQYLIYFGRKTESWLTSSFAIRMAQAQGMHIDGEIWGLPARALETRRRLWCKLYALDRSVALAVGRPYTIHSKHCMEMDVKNVCIDDIAADDVDSVARELPLSSPTRNVYYMYQQRLSTILGDIHDECFGISSLSGSYSTYEKVLGLDQVLLDWAESLPPYFRLDDPDQSLDAGRPYLYWQRIYLHSGYHFARVTLHRKYVLLVSITDRFQHSRDACISSACADLKLKLGFRHLSMASRLMAGGAMHNLFNSALVLAVIAVREPLLPRTAAIVEDLSAYCEKQRTDPWVNAFALAEVKVIELCIASAVRARQEGRAERLATTTAVGNGRGMEAQHAHDPLVQAVSPRMPQPQAASLGSGPGVSASSLDFTIGAADGWLDTWFGLTRSFQEPIDYDLWEDLVENLEAHP, encoded by the coding sequence ATGCAGCGCGAACCGCCTCCGACGCACCTGCGGCCCCGACGCACGCGCAGCAACGTCTGCAGCGAGTGCCGCCGGCAGAAGCAAAAGTGCGATCGGCAGACACCATGCGGCAACTGCGTGCGGAGAGAGGTCGTCCACCTGTGCCAGCTtccgcttccgccgccgccgccgccgccgccggggccgaaCCACCGCCGACGAACCGCCCCGGCGGCCCGTACGCGTCCCCAACAAGATACGCCGTCCCGAGACggtcggaggaggaggctcaTCAACGTGTCGCCGACGtaccaccagcagcagcaaccccCGTCGCGATCAAGGGCAAGCAGCGCCGATTCTCcccacgtcggccgcctctgGAACACGCGCGGCGCCAAGTCGTACCATGGCAGCTCCTACTTCGGCCACCAGTCCGCCGCGTCCATCATGGACATGGAGAGCCCCGAGCTGCCCGTCGGCATCAGCGGGATCCACGCCAACAGCTCGCGACGCGACATCAGCCGCAATGAAAAGAGCCCCCACGACCACATCTGGGAGCTTGTCGGATACCTGCCGCGCCGaaaggccgtcgtcgaccatcTGGTGCAGCGCTATCTCGACGAGCTGAACCCGGTGCACGACTGCGTGCAGCCCGACGACTTTCGCGCCACCTACGACGCCTTTTGGGACCGCAAatggggcgacgacgacctcacGACCGTCGACCTCCGGTGGCTCGCGCTCTTGTTCATGGTGCTGGCCTTTTCCGAGATGGTCGACTGCCCCATGGATGCGTCTCCCGAGACCCAGGAACGCTGCGAGGAGAGGTCCATCCAGTACTTTTGGGCCTCTCGAAAGGCCATTGTGCTCGCCCCGACCTTCTCGGGCGAgagcctcgacctcgtcagcgccggcatcctcgtcagccAGTACCTCATCTACTTTGGGCGCAAGACGGAGAGCTGGCTCACCTCCAGCTTTGCCATCCGcatggcgcaggcgcaaGGCATGCACATCGACGGCGAGATCTGGGGGCTGCCGGCACGCGCCCTCGAGACGAGACGCCGCCTGTGGTGCAAGCTGTACGCCCTGGACCGGtccgtcgccctcgcggtCGGCAGGCCGTACACGATCCACAGCAAGCACTGCATGGAAATGGATGTCAAGAATGTGtgcatcgacgacatcgccgccgacgatgtgGACTCGGTCGCGCGGGAACTGCCCctcagctcgccgacgcgcaaCGTGTATTACATGTACCAGCAGCGTTTGTCGACCATACTCGGCGACATCCACGACGAATGCTTCGGCATCTCGTCCCTGTCGGGCTCATACAGCACGTACGAAAAGGTCCTCGGCCTGGATCAGGTTCTCCTCGACTGGGCCGAGTCCCTGCCGCCCTATTTCaggctcgacgacccggaccAGTCTCTCGACGCAGGCAGGCCCTACCTCTACTGGCAGCGCATCTATCTGCACTCGGGCTACCACTTCGCCCGCGTCACGCTGCACAGAAAGTACGTGCTCCTCGTCTCCATCACGGACCGTTTCCAGCACAGCCGCGACGCCTGCATCAGCTCCGCCTGCGCGGATCTGAAGCTCAAGCTCGGCTTCCGCCACCTCAGCATGGCAAGCAGGctcatggccggcggcgccatgcaCAACCTGTTCAACAGCGCCCTGGTActggccgtcatcgccgtccgCGAGCCCTTGCTGCCGCggaccgccgccatcgtcgaggacctGTCGGCGTACTGCGAGAAGCAGCGGACGGATCCGTGGGTCAACGCGtttgcccttgccgaggtCAAGGTGATTGAGCTCTGCATTGCCAGTGCCGTGAGGGCCCGGCAAGAAGGCAGGGCGGAGAGGCTCGCCACTACGACCGCCGTCGGCAACGGGCGTGGCATGGAGGCCCAACACGCCCACGACCCGTTGGTGCAAGCCGTCAGCCCTCGCATGCCGCAGCCACAGGCGGCCTCTCTGGGCAGCGGGCCGGGCGTCTCTGCATCTTCGCTCGACTTTACCATTggagccgccgacggctggCTTGACACGTGGTTTGGGCTCACGCGTAGCTTTCAGGAGCCCATCGACTACGACCTTTGGGAGGACCTCGTCGAAAACCTCGAAGCACACCCATAG
- a CDS encoding uncharacterized protein (EggNog:ENOG503NZ3H~COG:Q), which translates to MKPAGCLNNPLDPIQLPTSAPGAIDAEVELAVVIGRDCKNVDATSALQYVLGYTIANDLTARDTQSHTSQWGYCKGYDGFCPLGPVLVLVDAVPDPSALSMTMTLDGEVLQDGNTSEMIFSVAEIVSHLSQVRLARPAMPQGRSMQLTGRR; encoded by the coding sequence ATGAAGCCCGCGGGGTGCCTCAACAACCCCCTCGACCCCATACAGCTTCCGACGTCTGCCCCCGGAGCCATCGACGCTGAAGTGGaactcgccgtcgtcatcgggcGAGACTGCAAGAATGTCGACGCAACCTCGGCTCTGCAGTACGTACTTGGTTACACGATAGCCAACGACCTTACGGCGCGCGACACGCAGTCGCACACGTCGCAGTGGGGGTACTGCAAAGGCTACGATGGGTTCTGTCCCCTTGGGCCCGTCTTGGTATTGGTAGATGCGGTGCCGGATCCCTCGGCGTTGTCAATGACGATGACACTCGATGGCGAGGTCCTTCAAGATGGCAACACGTCGGAGATGATATTCTCTGTGGCCGAGATTGTATCCCACTTGTCTCAAGTACGACTCGCGAGACCTGCCATGCCGCAGGGGCGATCCATGCAACTCACGGGCCGACGCTGA
- the NIT3_2 gene encoding Omega-amidase (COG:E~EggNog:ENOG503NTXY) yields the protein MSSVLKQSVKLACVQLTPGADKTANLSNAAARVADAARSGSRIVVLPECFNSPIGSKYFAQYAETLRPFPPSREQSPSFHALSAMAADNKVYLVGGSIPEADADTGKYFNTSLIFGPDGTLLDSFRKIHLFDVDIPGKVTFRESEVLSAGNRIALVSLPEYGTIAVAICYDIRFPELAIIAARKGAFALIYPSAFTLATGAIHWQLLARARAIDNQIYVAMCSPARDLSGPYHAWGHSMIVDPMAKVLVEADEKESIIETELHDQCIVEARRNIPLNAQRRFDVYPDVSQGKIQFDEPCPQA from the coding sequence ATGTCCTCCGTGCTCAAGCAATCCGTCAAGCTCGCCTGCGTGCAACTCacccccggcgccgacaagacGGCCAACCTCAGCAACGCGGCCGCacgcgtcgccgacgccgcccgctccggcTCCCGCATCGTCGTTCTCCCCGAGTGCTTCAACTCCCCGATCGGCTCCAAGTACTTTGCGCAGTATGCCGAGACCTTGAGGCCCTTCCCGCCGAGCCGCGAGCAGTCGCCTTCATTCCATGCCCtgtccgccatggccgccgacaacaAGGTCTACCTCGTCGGTGGCTCCAtccccgaggccgacgccgacacgggCAAGTACTTCAACACGAGCCTCATCTTCGGCCCGGACGGGACGCTGCTCGATAGCTTTCGCAAGATACACCTCTTCGACGTCGATATTCCCGGCAAGGTGACCTTTCGCGAGTCCGAGGTCTTGAGCGCCGGGAATAGGATCGCCCTCGTGTCGCTTCCCGAGTATGGCACCATCGCCGTTGCTATTTGCTATGACATACGCTTCCCGGAGCTCGCaatcatcgccgcccgcaaggGTGCGTTTGCTCTCATCTATCCCAGCGCCTTTACCCTGGCTACGGGCGCGATTCACTGGCAGCTCCTGGCCCGAGCCCGCGCCATCGATAACCAGATATACGTGGCCATGTGCAGCCCCGCGCGCGATCTATCTGGGCCGTACCACGCCTGGGGCCATAGCATGATTGTCGACCCCATGGCCAAGGTGCTCGTTGAAGCCGACGAGAAGGAAAGCATCATCGAGACGGAGCTTCACGACCAGTGCATCGTGGAGGCGCGACGCAACATACCGCTGAATGCGCAGAGGCGGTTTGACGTGTACCCGGACGTGAGCCAGGGCAAAATACAGTTTGACGAGCCGTGCCCGCAGGCTTGA
- a CDS encoding uncharacterized protein (COG:G~EggNog:ENOG503NU7U~TransMembrane:12 (i45-62o89-108i115-135o141-163i175-196o208-230i286-303o315-335i342-362o368-393i405-424o436-457i)), producing MDSSARKTDMDVKDMDAFKDETQHIDSLGHVSIDADKEKKLLRKLDLWISPIMTIIFLTAYLDRSNIGNAASAGMIADLNMSGDELGNAVTLFYVTYLAFEVPCSLVLKKFRPGRMIPVLIFCWSIVIIGTGFIHTAGHLYASRLLLGSFESGMFPCLALYLSTFYQPHEQALRVSYLFVSAALSGSFGGLFAYALLKMDGVAGMAGWRWLFIVEGCVSILIAILVFFCLPDSFETARFLNEEDRVLMRLRAERSARYNGRPEFDWKDVRSAATDPKLYISCWSQFMADTCSFGMSTFLPLIIKSFGFDTVTTQLLTIPVFFWASLAYIAVSWLSDRWMRRAFFMMPVCVVTAVGYAINIGLPVSSRGALYFSTFLIGPGIYVIVGLNCAWLLNSHAPYYKRAMAIGMNQSIGNSSGIVVGQIFKTKVNGKYLMGLSASLAAVLLAMLGHLSLYLYLRRQNRLRDQMTEEERQREISNGKTGDLHPDYRYTL from the exons ATGGACTCGTCGGCTCGCAAGACGGACATGGACGTCAAGGACATGGACGCCTTCAAGGATGAAACACAGCACATCGACTCGCTCGGCCATGTGTCCATCGATGcggacaaggagaagaagctgctCCGCAAGCTCGACCTGTGGATCAGCCCCATCATGACCATCATCTTCCTGACTGCGTACCTCGACCGGTCAAACATTGgcaacgccgcctccgccgggATGATTGCCGATTTGAACATGTCGGGTGACGAGCTGGGGA ACGCCGTCACCCTCTTCTACGTCACGTACCTCGCATTCGAGGTGCCCTGCTCGCTCGTGCTGAAAAAGTTCCGCCCAG GCCGCATGATTCCGGTCCTCATCTTCTGCTGGTCGATTGTCATTATCGGAACCGGCTTCATCCACACCGCGGGACATCTCTACGCCAgccgcctgctcctcggctCGTTCGAGTCGGGCATGTTCCCCTGCCTCGCGCTCTACCTCAGCACCTTCTACCAGCCCCACGAGCAGGCTCTGCGGGTGTCGTACCTGTTCGTCTCGGCGGCCCTGTCCGGCTCCTTTGGCGGGCTCTTCGCGTACGCCCTGCTCAagatggacggcgtcgccggcatggcgggctggcggtggctcttcatcgtcgagggCTGCGTCAGCATCCTGATtgccatcctcgtcttcttctgcctCCCCGACAGCTTCGAGACGGCCAGGTTCCTCAACGAGGAGGACCGGGTCCTCATGCGACTGCGCGCGGAGCGGAGCGCGCGGTACAACGGGCGGCCAGAGTTCGACTGGAAGGACGTgcggagcgcggcgacggacccGAAGCTCTACATCAGCTGCTGGAGCCAGTTCATGGCCGACACGTGCTCCTTTGGCATGTCGACCTTTCTcccgctcatcatcaagtCTTTCGGCTTCGACACGGTGACCACGCAGCTGCTGACCATCCCGGTCTTCTTCTGGGCGTCGCTCGCCTACATCGCCGTGTCCTGGCTGTCGGACCGCTGGATGCGGCGTGCCTTCTTCATGATGCCGGTATGCGTGGTCACCGCCGTCGGGTACGCCATCAACATTGGCCTCCCCGTGAGCTCAAGGGGCGCGCTGTACTTTTCGACGTTTCTCATCGGCCCGGGCATCtacgtcatcgtcggcctcaACTGCGCGTGGCTGCTCAACAGCCATGCCCCGTACTACaagcgcgccatggccattGGCATGAATCAGTCCATTGGCAACAGCTCTGGGATCGTG GTCGGCCAGATCTTCAAGACAAAGGTAAACGGAAAGTACCTCATGGGCCTGAGCGCGTCGCTGGCCGCGGTGCTCTTGGCCATGCTGGGCCACCTGTCGCTGTACCTTTACCT